The Apium graveolens cultivar Ventura chromosome 10, ASM990537v1, whole genome shotgun sequence nucleotide sequence GAACATAAAGATCTGGTTTTGTATGCTCAAGCCATTAAGGGCCCTGATTCTGACAAATGGGTTGATGCAATGATGGATGAATTAAAATCTATGAGTGATAATCAAGTCTGGGAAATCGTTCAACTCCCACCAGGTCATAAAGCGATTGGTTGTAAATGGGTATATAAAACCAAACGAGATTCTAAAGGCGATGTTGAACGATATAAAGCTAGACTTGTGTTTAAAGGTTTTAATCAGAAAGAAGGCATCGATTATTTCGAGACTTTTTCTCCGGTTTCCAGAAAAGATTCTTTAAGAATCATCATGGCTTTGGTGGCTCATTATGATCTCGAGTTACaccaaatggacgtgaaaaccGCGTTCCTGAATGGAGACTTGCAAGAGGAAATTTATATGCGTCAACCCGAGGGCTTCATAATTGAAGGGCAGGAGCATATGGTCTGCAAACTTAAGAAATCAATATATGGACTAAGGCAAGCTTCCAGAGATTGGTATCTAAAATTTCATGAAACCATAACGAATTTCGGTTTCGTTGAAAATGTCGTTGATACTTGCATATACCTTAAGTTTAGTGGGAGCAAATTCATATTTTTGATTCTGTATGTTGATGACATATTATTGGCTTGTAGTGATCTTGGTTTGTTGCGACAGACAAAAGAATATCTCTCAAAGAACTTTGAAATGAAAGATATGGGAGAGGCTTCCTATGTTCTAGGCATATAAATCTTTCGTGATAGAAGCCAAGGAATTTTAAGCTTGTCTCAGAAGGCCTATATCGATAAAGTTCTTAAGAGATTTATCATGTTGTCTTGTTCCGCTAGTTCTGTTCCATTGCATAAATGAGACAAACTTGTTCTTAAGCAATGTCCTAGGACACCTATGGAACGAGAAGAAATGCAGAAGTATCCTTATGCATCTCTCGTGGGGAGCCTGATGTATGCACAGGTCTGTACCAGGCCTGACATTAGCCACGCCGTTGGCATGTTGGGAAGATTTCAGAGTGACCCAGGGATCGCTCATTGGAAGGCTGCAAAGAAAGTATTGAGATACCTAAAGGGAACCGAAAATCATATGCTTACGTACAGAAAGTCAAGTCATCCACGGATGATTGGCTATTCTGATTCGAATTTTGCTGGATGTCCTGATACAAGGCTCTGCACTCTTGGATATACATATCTTTTATGTGGAGGTGGTGTTTCATGGAAAAGTCAAAAATCTGAAATGATTTTCGGATCCACTATGATGGCTGAATTTGTGGCCTGTTATGAAGCTTCTATTCAAGGATCATGGCTGCGCAATTTTGTTTCACAGTTTGGAGCCTTAAATTTCATCTCTAAACCATTATCGGTCTACTGTGACAATCAAGCTGCGACATTCTTTTCTAAGCATGACAGGATTACAGACGGTTCAAAACACATGGACCTAAAATACCTGTTATTAAAGTAAGATGTTAAACTAAAGAAAATTGTCATTGAGTCCATATGTACTGATTTGCAAGTGGCAGACATACTCACGAAAGGACTGCCAATTAAGACCTTCGAAAGGCATGCTGAAAGTTTGGGTCTCTTGGACAGTTCCTGAATCATAGATTATGCCACTTGTTTTATGCATGTTTATGTGAAAGACAATTAACTGAGTTCTCTATATATATAACATCTGAAGTTTTCTGTTTCTTTCATCATAAAGGTGTACACACTTATGTTTGAGGTGAATGAAACATTATGTGACCATTAAGCCATTCTCATAATGACCTGGTTGTGAAAATTGCAGATGTTGTGGTACATGGAAGTAAACATGTTGTGCAATAACACGGGCACGCCATGACTCATACATTTGTCAATTTATCAACTAAGAACTTAGAGTAAAACTGATGTACTTGTGCACATTCATGGCTTATTTCCTATAAGACCAAGTGGGAGACTGTaagaaattataattatatttctACATAATTTCTTCCTCATAAAATGGTCTATAGGAAACTCAACAGTTAAAAatatctcacttaattaattcTGATGGATAATTAATTAAGAGGTAAGATATTGAGGTGAGATGGATGGTCCTCTCTCTGTCTATATATACATCCACCTTTTCCATCAAAAGTGTGGTATCAAGAACCAAAAGAACACATAAAATAAACGTATataaaaaaagagagagatattCATTCTTCTCCATTGAAGCACCGACGTACAAGACCCTGTTACTATCAACTAATCGTCGCCATGTCGGGAGGTATGTTTCTACTTGTATGTGATGATCATATAGTTCAAGATCCATGAGTTTATGTGATTGTTCTGTTTATTGTTCTCTCGGAACCTCTGTTTTGGATTCTTGTAAGTGTACAGTTTACTGTTGTTTTCAGAATCCATGTTATTGCATTTACAAAGTTAAGATCGCTTCAACTGTTTAGAGCTGAATTATAAGTCAACAAGTTTGCGAGCAGTGTTTGGGAAGGGGTGTGTGCAGTCAGATAAGTGGATTTTGTCAACAAGTTACAAAATATGTATCATTTATACTGTAACCCGCGATGGCAGCAAGGAAACAAACAACACTGTCTTCTACAAAATAACAACCCGTACGCTAGCTAAATAATACTGTCAGGTTGCGCAAATTAGTGTCTGTCATTTCATTAAACTAATGAAAACTATCATGGCAACATCGTACGGTTTTTTTTAGAAGCATGTCATAACAAGAAAGGATATCAAGTTTACATAATTAGTAACATGTTACATCTCCAAATTAGTATATAAATGCAAGCTTACTGATTGTAGTTGAATATCAAGTCCTCCAAACACATCTTTATTTCCCATTATGGAGTTGTCAAAGGTTTTTCTAACCATTTTCACTATTCAAGCTATCCTAATCACCTCAGCTACAATCTTAACCTCCCCAGCAAACTCAGATCTCTTCCGCGAATACATTGGGGCAGAGTTTAATAACATAAAATTCTCAGACGTACCAATAAACCCCAACGTTGAGTTTCATTTCATCCTTGCATTTGCCATTGATTATACCACTTCATCTCCTTCTCCTACCAACGGACAATTCAACATATTTTGGGACAGTGATAATCTCGGTGCTTCTCAAGTTTCTGCGATCAAGAAAAAACATTCAAATGTAAAAGTAGCATTAAGCTTAGGAGGTGATAGCGTTGGAGGAGGAAGCGCTTGTTGaaaaaacttagagaaaaaagacacctacattttgcagaaaacttgtactgctatattttttgttttctttttctcctaaaactcaaggtaaactagccattatatatgctttacaaacatattaaaactaactattactaaaactaaccactactaattaatgggtaaattacatgtccataatttactccataactccactaccccactactaaacaattct carries:
- the LOC141690838 gene encoding secreted RxLR effector protein 161-like, with product MEREEMQKYPYASLVGSLMYAQVCTRPDISHAVGMLGRFQSDPGIAHWKAAKKVLRYLKGTENHMLTYRKSSHPRMIGYSDSNFAGCPDTRLCTLGYTYLLCGGGVSWKSQKSEMIFGSTMMAEFVACYEASIQGSWLRNFVSQFGALNFISKPLSVYCDNQAATFFSKHDRITDGSKHMDLKYLLLK